A single genomic interval of Aureliella helgolandensis harbors:
- a CDS encoding four helix bundle protein codes for MKTDLPDRTFAFAKRIVKLSQTLEELHGVPQSLSRQLIRSGMSVGANVEEGQGSQSRKDFRLKYNIPCKEARETLYWLRLLAETEIVPHDRLQPMMDECNELVAILTSIVKKLRD; via the coding sequence ATGAAGACAGACTTGCCTGACCGGACGTTCGCTTTTGCGAAGCGAATTGTGAAACTAAGCCAAACGCTGGAAGAGCTGCATGGCGTTCCGCAATCGCTCAGCCGCCAGCTGATCCGTTCGGGCATGTCAGTCGGTGCGAACGTTGAAGAGGGGCAAGGAAGCCAGAGCCGGAAGGATTTTCGGCTCAAATACAACATCCCTTGTAAAGAAGCACGCGAGACGCTGTATTGGCTTCGGCTGCTTGCAGAAACCGAGATCGTTCCGCACGATCGACTGCAACCGATGATGGACGAGTGCAACGAGCTAGTCGCGATCCTGACTTCCATCGTCAAGAAACTCCGCGACTAG